A window of the Syntrophothermus lipocalidus DSM 12680 genome harbors these coding sequences:
- a CDS encoding CBS domain-containing protein produces MKAKDIMTKEVITVRPEQSVEEVAKILADNRISGVPVVDDAGKLVGVVTESDLMIKARDLELPFYITLFDSIIFLQSPRRFNEELKRFTASKVKDIMTTQVAAVDEDTPLFDIARLMTAKSINRVPVVRDGKVVGIVTRNDVVRALARS; encoded by the coding sequence TTGAAAGCGAAAGACATAATGACCAAAGAGGTTATAACTGTCCGGCCGGAACAAAGTGTAGAAGAAGTGGCTAAGATTTTGGCCGACAACCGGATCAGCGGGGTCCCAGTTGTGGATGACGCCGGAAAGCTGGTTGGGGTGGTCACGGAAAGTGACCTCATGATCAAAGCCCGTGATCTCGAATTGCCCTTTTACATCACGTTGTTCGACAGCATCATCTTTCTGCAGAGCCCGCGCCGGTTTAATGAGGAGCTAAAGAGGTTCACGGCTTCCAAGGTCAAAGATATCATGACCACACAGGTTGCAGCAGTAGATGAGGATACTCCACTGTTCGATATTGCTCGGCTGATGACGGCAAAATCTATCAACAGGGTTCCGGTGGTGCGCGACGGCAAGGTGGTAGGGATAGTGACCAGAAATGACGTGGTGAGGGCATTGGCAAGATCATGA